In Mycolicibacterium mucogenicum DSM 44124, the following are encoded in one genomic region:
- a CDS encoding glycosyltransferase family 4 protein: protein MRIGMVCPYSFDVPGGVQAHVLQLAEVMRGYGHEVSVLAPSSAETHADLPDYVVSGGKAVPIPYNGSVARLRFGPATRRMVKRWIVEGDFDVLHLHEPNAPSLSLLALMVANGPIVATFHTSTTKSLTLNVFQGILRPWNEKIMGRIAVSDLARRWQMEALGSDAVEIPNGVDVSAFDNAPLLPGYPRPGRTVLFLGRFDEPRKGMQVLVGALPKLVAACPDVEVLIVGRGDEEALKETVGEHAGHLRFLGLVDDAEKASAMRSADVYCAPNTGGESFGIVLVEAMAAGTPVVASDLDAFRRVLNQGEAGRLVPVDDAEALGEALVEMLSNDDARRRYAEAATQAVRRYDWSVVAQQIMLVYETVAGSGTKVRVEA, encoded by the coding sequence CCCGTACTCGTTCGACGTACCGGGCGGCGTTCAGGCACACGTGCTGCAACTGGCCGAGGTGATGCGCGGCTACGGCCACGAGGTCAGTGTGCTGGCGCCGTCGTCGGCCGAGACGCACGCCGACCTGCCCGACTACGTCGTCTCCGGCGGCAAGGCCGTGCCCATCCCGTACAACGGGTCCGTGGCGCGGCTGCGATTCGGTCCGGCCACCCGGCGGATGGTCAAGCGCTGGATCGTCGAGGGCGACTTCGACGTGCTGCACCTGCATGAGCCCAACGCGCCCAGCCTGTCGCTCCTGGCGCTGATGGTGGCCAACGGCCCGATCGTCGCGACGTTTCACACGTCGACCACGAAGTCGTTGACGCTCAACGTCTTTCAGGGGATTCTGCGGCCCTGGAACGAGAAGATCATGGGCCGCATCGCGGTGTCCGATCTGGCCCGGCGCTGGCAGATGGAGGCCCTGGGCTCGGACGCTGTCGAGATTCCCAACGGAGTCGACGTGTCGGCGTTCGACAACGCGCCGCTGCTGCCCGGCTATCCGCGGCCCGGCCGCACGGTGCTGTTCCTCGGCCGGTTCGACGAGCCGCGCAAGGGCATGCAGGTCCTCGTCGGGGCGCTGCCCAAACTGGTGGCGGCCTGTCCCGACGTCGAGGTGCTGATCGTCGGCCGCGGCGACGAGGAGGCGCTCAAGGAGACCGTCGGCGAGCATGCGGGACACCTGCGCTTCCTCGGCCTGGTCGATGACGCCGAGAAGGCCTCGGCCATGCGCAGCGCCGACGTCTACTGCGCCCCGAACACCGGCGGTGAGAGCTTCGGCATCGTGCTGGTCGAGGCGATGGCCGCGGGCACGCCCGTGGTGGCCAGCGACCTGGACGCCTTCCGGCGCGTGCTCAACCAGGGCGAGGCGGGCCGGCTGGTGCCGGTCGACGACGCCGAGGCCCTCGGTGAAGCGCTGGTCGAGATGCTGTCGAACGACGACGCCCGCCGCCGGTACGCCGAGGCGGCCACGCAAGCGGTGCGCCGCTACGACTGGTCGGTGGTCGCGCAGCAGATCATGCTGGTCTACGAGACCGTGGCCGGGTCGGGGACGAAGGTCCGGGTGGAGGCCTGA
- a CDS encoding NUDIX hydrolase, with the protein MSWLLIVALVWLALTVLITVVWAYQTAHRLDRLHVRYDLSWQALDGALARRAVVARAVAADAYGSRPAGRRLAALADDAERAPRAAREAAENELSAALAQVDPASIPVTLVAELADAEARVLLARRFHNDAVRDTLALRERTLVRWLHLGGTAAMPTYFEIVERASRHEPGAVGRRTSARVVLLDQDGQVLLFCGSDPAADPLMAPRWWFTVGGAVEPDESLPDAAAREMAEETGLKVDPAELIGPVWRREAMFEFNGSVIRSEEFFFVYRTSRFEPVTTGHTTVERQSIHAHRWCDAAVIARLAADGETVYPLQLGEYLSLAGELADGKVPAATAGTAPQTIR; encoded by the coding sequence ATGAGCTGGCTGCTGATCGTCGCGCTGGTCTGGCTGGCGCTGACGGTGCTGATCACCGTGGTGTGGGCCTACCAGACCGCGCACCGGTTGGACCGGCTGCACGTGCGCTACGACCTGTCGTGGCAGGCCCTGGACGGGGCGCTGGCCCGGCGCGCGGTGGTCGCGCGGGCCGTCGCCGCCGACGCCTACGGGTCCCGGCCGGCGGGCCGCCGCCTGGCCGCACTGGCGGACGATGCCGAACGGGCACCCCGCGCGGCCCGCGAGGCCGCCGAGAACGAACTGTCCGCGGCCCTGGCGCAGGTCGACCCGGCGTCCATCCCGGTGACGCTGGTCGCCGAACTCGCCGATGCCGAGGCCCGGGTACTGCTGGCCCGCCGCTTCCACAACGACGCCGTCCGCGACACCCTCGCGCTGCGCGAGCGCACCCTGGTGCGCTGGTTGCACCTGGGCGGAACCGCGGCCATGCCAACGTATTTCGAGATCGTCGAGCGGGCGTCGCGGCACGAGCCCGGCGCGGTGGGACGACGGACGTCGGCCCGCGTCGTGCTGCTGGACCAGGACGGGCAGGTGCTGCTGTTCTGCGGCAGCGACCCGGCCGCCGACCCGCTGATGGCGCCGCGGTGGTGGTTCACCGTCGGGGGAGCGGTCGAACCGGACGAGTCGCTGCCCGACGCGGCCGCCCGGGAGATGGCCGAGGAGACCGGGCTGAAGGTCGACCCGGCCGAGTTGATCGGCCCGGTGTGGCGTCGTGAGGCGATGTTCGAGTTCAACGGGTCTGTGATCCGCAGCGAGGAGTTCTTCTTCGTGTACCGCACCTCACGGTTCGAGCCGGTGACCACCGGCCACACCACCGTGGAGCGGCAGTCGATTCACGCGCACCGTTGGTGCGACGCCGCGGTCATCGCCCGGCTGGCCGCCGATGGTGAGACTGTCTATCCATTGCAGCTCGGTGAATACCTTTCCCTCGCAGGCGAATTGGCCGACGGGAAGGTTCCGGCGGCCACGGCCGGCACGGCGCCGCAGACCATCCGCTGA
- the pdxS gene encoding pyridoxal 5'-phosphate synthase lyase subunit PdxS, giving the protein MDTAADNSGQTGTARVKRGMAEMLKGGVIMDVVTPEQARIAEGSGAVAVMALERVPADIRAQGGVSRMSDPDMIEGIIDAVTIPVMAKARIGHFVEAQILQSLGVDYIDESEVLTPADYTHHIDKWKFTVPFVCGATNLGEALRRINEGAAMIRSKGEAGTGDVSNATTHMRKIGGEIRRLTSLSEDELYVAAKELQAPYELVVEVARAGKLPVTLFTAGGIATPADAAMMMQLGAEGVFVGSGIFKSGDPAARAAAIVKATTFYDDPDTLAKVSRGLGEAMVGINVEDVPEPHRLAERGW; this is encoded by the coding sequence GTGGATACCGCAGCGGATAACAGCGGTCAGACGGGCACCGCCCGGGTCAAGCGCGGCATGGCCGAGATGCTGAAGGGCGGCGTCATCATGGACGTCGTCACACCGGAGCAGGCACGTATCGCCGAAGGCTCAGGCGCCGTAGCCGTCATGGCGCTCGAGCGCGTACCCGCCGATATCCGCGCGCAGGGAGGCGTCTCGCGGATGAGCGACCCGGACATGATCGAGGGCATCATCGACGCCGTCACCATCCCGGTGATGGCCAAGGCCCGCATCGGCCACTTCGTCGAGGCGCAGATTCTGCAGAGCCTCGGTGTGGACTACATCGACGAGTCCGAGGTGCTGACCCCGGCCGACTACACCCACCACATCGACAAGTGGAAGTTCACCGTGCCGTTCGTCTGCGGCGCCACGAACCTGGGCGAGGCCCTGCGTCGCATCAACGAGGGCGCGGCGATGATCCGCTCCAAGGGTGAGGCCGGCACCGGTGACGTCTCCAACGCCACCACCCACATGCGCAAGATCGGCGGCGAGATCCGTCGGCTGACGTCGCTGTCGGAGGACGAACTGTACGTCGCCGCAAAGGAATTGCAGGCGCCGTACGAGCTGGTGGTCGAGGTCGCGCGGGCCGGCAAGCTGCCCGTGACGCTGTTCACCGCCGGTGGCATCGCCACCCCGGCCGACGCCGCGATGATGATGCAGCTGGGCGCCGAGGGTGTGTTCGTCGGTTCGGGCATCTTCAAGTCCGGCGACCCGGCGGCCCGCGCCGCGGCCATCGTCAAGGCTACGACGTTCTACGACGACCCCGACACGCTGGCCAAGGTGTCGCGCGGTCTGGGCGAGGCCATGGTCGGCATCAACGTGGAGGATGTGCCGGAGCCTCATCGGCTCGCCGAGCGGGGCTGGTAA
- the tesB gene encoding acyl-CoA thioesterase II, giving the protein MAIEQILDLEQLEVNIYRGSVFSPESGFLQRTFGGHVAGQSLVSAVRTVEPKYQVHSLHGYFLRPGDARAPTVYMVERIRDGGSFCTRRVSAIQHGETIFSMSASFQTDQTGIEHQDAMPVPPPPDLSKGFRSAGAFDDAGFAQFAEWDVRIVPRDQVARVPGKASQQQVWFRHRDPLPDDHVLHICALAYMSDLTLLGSAQVNHLEVRKHMNIASLDHAMWFMRPFRADEWLLYDQSSPSATGGRALTQGKIFNQYGEMVAAVMQEGLTRYNRGFVPPAE; this is encoded by the coding sequence GTGGCAATCGAGCAGATACTCGATCTCGAGCAACTCGAGGTCAACATCTACCGCGGCAGTGTCTTCAGCCCGGAATCGGGTTTCCTGCAGCGTACTTTCGGTGGCCACGTAGCCGGTCAGTCGTTGGTGTCCGCGGTGCGCACCGTGGAACCGAAGTACCAGGTGCACTCGCTGCACGGGTACTTCCTGCGTCCCGGTGACGCCCGCGCACCGACGGTGTACATGGTGGAGCGCATTCGCGACGGTGGGTCGTTCTGCACCCGCCGCGTGAGTGCCATCCAGCATGGCGAGACCATCTTCTCGATGTCGGCGTCGTTCCAGACCGACCAGACCGGTATCGAGCACCAGGACGCCATGCCGGTGCCGCCGCCGCCCGACCTGTCGAAGGGGTTCCGGTCTGCCGGGGCGTTCGACGACGCCGGGTTCGCCCAGTTCGCCGAGTGGGACGTGCGCATCGTGCCGCGCGACCAGGTGGCCCGGGTGCCCGGCAAGGCGTCGCAGCAGCAGGTCTGGTTCCGGCACCGCGACCCGCTGCCCGACGACCACGTCCTGCACATCTGCGCCCTGGCCTACATGAGCGACCTGACGCTACTGGGTTCGGCGCAGGTGAATCACCTTGAGGTACGCAAACATATGAACATCGCCTCGCTGGACCACGCCATGTGGTTCATGCGGCCCTTCCGAGCTGACGAATGGCTGCTGTACGACCAGTCGTCACCGTCGGCGACCGGCGGCCGGGCCCTGACCCAGGGCAAGATTTTCAACCAGTACGGCGAGATGGTGGCCGCTGTGATGCAGGAGGGACTGACCCGCTACAACCGCGGCTTCGTCCCACCGGCGGAGTGA
- the pdxT gene encoding pyridoxal 5'-phosphate synthase glutaminase subunit PdxT, translated as MSPHVGVLALQGDTREHLAALREAGAEVSTVRRLTELNTVDALVIPGGESTAMSHLLRELELLEPLRERLAAGMPCYGSCAGMILLATEINDAGVPGREALPLRGIDMTVRRNAFGRQVDSFEDDLDFVGLDDPVHAVFIRAPWVERVGPDVEVLARAAGHPVAVRQGRMLATSFHPEVTGDRRIHKLFVDSL; from the coding sequence GTGAGCCCGCACGTCGGTGTCCTGGCCTTGCAGGGGGACACCCGAGAGCATCTGGCCGCCCTGCGCGAGGCGGGCGCCGAGGTGTCCACGGTCCGGCGCCTCACGGAGCTGAATACCGTTGACGCCCTGGTGATCCCGGGCGGCGAATCCACCGCGATGAGTCACCTGCTGCGTGAGCTGGAGCTGCTGGAGCCGCTGCGCGAGCGGCTGGCCGCGGGGATGCCGTGCTACGGATCGTGCGCCGGCATGATCCTGCTCGCCACCGAGATCAATGACGCGGGTGTGCCGGGCCGCGAGGCCCTGCCGCTACGCGGGATCGATATGACGGTGCGGCGCAACGCCTTCGGTCGTCAGGTCGACTCGTTCGAAGACGACCTCGACTTCGTCGGCCTCGACGACCCCGTCCACGCGGTGTTCATCCGGGCGCCCTGGGTCGAGCGCGTCGGACCCGACGTCGAGGTCCTGGCCCGCGCGGCCGGACATCCCGTCGCCGTCCGTCAGGGCCGCATGCTCGCGACCTCGTTCCATCCCGAGGTCACCGGCGACCGGCGCATCCACAAGCTCTTCGTCGACTCGCTCTGA
- a CDS encoding ArnT family glycosyltransferase translates to MTTTSAAVLDAPTAEPEITAPTKTRERAALALLLIVTAVGYLWNITINGMGNQFYAAAVWAGSRNWEALLFGSIDPNNVITVDKPPLSQWVMALSGQIFGFSSASMLIPEALMAVGSVWLLYAAVRRISGPQAGLLAGAVLALTPVSAMMFRFNNPDAAMVLLMTLAAYFTVRALNDKGVRWMALAGVALGFAFLAKMLEGLMVMPALGLTYLIAAPTALRSRLWHLLGALGAMLVSAGWFVVLTILWPTSSRPYMAGSTDNSFMNLVLGYNGFGRVLGKNHMGKSDPDKPSTVHTLTGEHAGHAAGETIKTAGHHGFGMGDQTQGLPRLFTGEFGFEIGWLVPAALLATVLVLISRGRAPRTGRVRAGALLFGGWLVSVGLVLSFMKTNVHPYYCLALAPAMAAMFAIFVIEFWRCRDSLFHRIGLAAVLLASGVWGFVILGRNSDWLPALRWVILAAAVIGAAALIWSGRVNRKHLATLALGLAMFGAVGGSVAYSLATFGQPHLGGGPSVGPADKDDKHGGFGQRDENPQLNALLKATTTKWSAAIDRSSPAAGLELDTRTPVIAIGGFGGSDPAPTLQQFQSYVGAHEVAYYIVSDNKGHWGADAHSDIADWVGANFAPMKVGSDTVYNLLQPVRK, encoded by the coding sequence GTGACTACGACATCCGCCGCCGTCCTGGACGCCCCGACGGCCGAGCCGGAGATCACGGCACCCACCAAGACCCGCGAGCGCGCGGCGCTGGCCCTGCTGCTGATCGTGACGGCCGTCGGCTACCTGTGGAACATCACCATCAACGGCATGGGCAACCAGTTCTACGCCGCCGCCGTGTGGGCCGGGTCCAGGAACTGGGAGGCGCTGCTGTTCGGGTCCATCGACCCGAACAACGTCATCACCGTCGACAAGCCGCCGCTGTCGCAGTGGGTGATGGCGCTGTCGGGTCAGATTTTCGGTTTCAGCAGCGCGAGCATGTTGATCCCCGAGGCGTTGATGGCCGTCGGCTCGGTGTGGCTCCTCTACGCCGCGGTGCGACGGATCAGTGGTCCACAAGCCGGCTTGCTGGCCGGCGCGGTCCTGGCGCTGACTCCGGTGTCCGCGATGATGTTCCGCTTCAACAACCCCGACGCGGCCATGGTGCTGCTGATGACGTTGGCGGCCTACTTCACCGTCCGCGCGCTGAACGACAAGGGTGTCAGGTGGATGGCCCTGGCCGGCGTCGCACTGGGTTTCGCGTTCCTGGCCAAGATGCTCGAGGGCCTGATGGTCATGCCGGCTCTCGGTCTGACGTACCTCATCGCGGCGCCCACCGCCCTACGCAGCCGGCTGTGGCACCTGCTGGGTGCACTCGGCGCCATGCTGGTCTCCGCCGGCTGGTTCGTGGTGCTGACGATCCTGTGGCCGACGTCGTCCCGGCCCTACATGGCCGGCTCGACCGACAACAGCTTCATGAATCTGGTGTTGGGCTACAACGGCTTTGGCCGGGTGCTCGGCAAGAACCACATGGGTAAGAGCGACCCCGACAAACCGTCGACGGTGCACACCCTCACCGGGGAACACGCCGGACACGCAGCCGGCGAGACGATCAAGACCGCCGGGCACCATGGCTTCGGCATGGGTGATCAGACGCAGGGCCTGCCCAGGCTGTTCACCGGTGAATTCGGCTTCGAGATCGGCTGGCTGGTGCCGGCCGCGCTGCTGGCCACCGTGCTCGTGCTGATCTCGCGCGGGCGCGCGCCCCGCACCGGCCGGGTCCGCGCCGGCGCCCTCCTGTTCGGCGGCTGGCTCGTGAGTGTCGGCCTGGTGCTGAGCTTCATGAAGACCAACGTGCATCCGTACTACTGCCTGGCGCTGGCGCCGGCGATGGCCGCGATGTTCGCCATCTTCGTCATCGAGTTCTGGCGCTGCCGGGACTCCCTGTTCCACCGGATCGGCTTGGCCGCAGTGCTTTTGGCCAGCGGGGTCTGGGGGTTCGTGATCCTCGGCCGCAACTCCGACTGGCTGCCCGCGCTGCGCTGGGTGATCCTGGCTGCCGCTGTGATCGGCGCCGCGGCACTCATCTGGTCCGGCCGCGTCAACCGCAAGCACCTGGCGACGCTGGCCCTGGGCCTGGCGATGTTCGGCGCGGTCGGCGGATCGGTGGCCTACTCGCTCGCGACCTTCGGCCAGCCGCACCTCGGCGGCGGGCCGTCCGTCGGCCCCGCGGACAAGGACGACAAACACGGCGGCTTCGGCCAGCGCGACGAGAATCCCCAACTGAATGCGCTGCTCAAGGCCACGACCACCAAGTGGTCCGCGGCGATCGACCGGTCGTCGCCGGCCGCCGGTCTGGAGCTCGACACCCGGACCCCGGTCATCGCGATCGGTGGCTTCGGTGGCAGCGACCCCGCGCCGACGCTGCAGCAGTTCCAGTCCTACGTCGGTGCCCACGAGGTGGCGTACTACATCGTCTCCGACAACAAGGGCCACTGGGGCGCCGACGCGCACAGCGATATCGCCGACTGGGTGGGCGCCAACTTCGCGCCGATGAAGGTCGGGTCCGACACCGTCTACAACCTGCTGCAGCCGGTCCGGAAGTAG
- a CDS encoding YebC/PmpR family DNA-binding transcriptional regulator, with protein sequence MSGHSKWATTKHKKAVIDAKRGKMFAKLIKNIEVAARVGGGDPGGNPTLYDAIQKAKKSSVPNDNIERARKRGGGEEAGGADWQTIMYEGYGPNGVAVLIECLTDNRNRAAGEVRVAMTRNGGNMADPGSVAYLFSRKGIITLEKNGQTEDDVLMAVLDAGAEEVNDLGDSFEVICEPTDLVAVRTALQDAGIDYDSAESGFQSSVSVEVDLEGARKVFKLVDALEDSDDVQNVYTNVEIPDDVAAQLDEE encoded by the coding sequence ATGAGCGGCCATTCCAAGTGGGCGACAACCAAGCACAAGAAGGCCGTCATCGACGCCAAGCGCGGCAAGATGTTCGCCAAGCTGATCAAGAACATCGAGGTCGCGGCCCGTGTCGGCGGCGGCGACCCGGGCGGTAACCCGACCCTCTACGACGCCATCCAGAAGGCCAAGAAGAGCTCGGTCCCCAACGACAACATCGAGCGGGCCCGCAAGCGCGGCGGCGGTGAAGAAGCCGGCGGCGCCGACTGGCAGACCATCATGTACGAGGGCTACGGCCCCAACGGTGTCGCGGTGCTCATCGAGTGTCTGACCGACAACCGCAACCGCGCCGCCGGCGAGGTCCGCGTCGCGATGACCCGCAACGGCGGCAACATGGCCGACCCGGGTTCGGTCGCCTACCTGTTCTCGCGCAAGGGCATCATCACCCTGGAGAAGAACGGCCAGACCGAGGACGACGTGCTGATGGCCGTCCTGGATGCCGGTGCCGAAGAGGTCAACGACCTCGGTGACTCGTTCGAGGTCATCTGCGAGCCGACCGACCTGGTCGCGGTGCGCACCGCCCTGCAGGACGCCGGTATCGACTACGACTCGGCCGAGTCCGGCTTCCAGTCGTCGGTGTCCGTCGAGGTCGACCTCGAGGGCGCCCGCAAGGTGTTCAAGCTCGTCGACGCCCTCGAGGACAGCGACGACGTGCAGAACGTCTACACCAACGTCGAGATCCCGGACGACGTCGCCGCGCAGCTCGACGAGGAATAG
- a CDS encoding MarR family winged helix-turn-helix transcriptional regulator, which produces MPEPPPFSPTVTLLTVSRVWDAAFADALKPLGLTTRKYGLLGHIRGSAGISFSELARRSRITVQSAHAAVASFVDAGLVDDSTAHAGAASTLRVTAAGESLLNRAADVVARLDAEFAAQNPELTEALREYMRRVTSVSP; this is translated from the coding sequence ATGCCCGAGCCGCCTCCGTTCAGCCCGACTGTCACGCTGCTGACCGTCAGTCGGGTGTGGGACGCAGCCTTCGCCGACGCTCTGAAGCCTCTCGGGCTGACGACGCGTAAGTACGGGCTGCTCGGACACATCCGGGGGAGCGCCGGAATTTCGTTCAGTGAACTCGCCCGGCGTTCGCGTATCACCGTGCAGAGTGCGCACGCGGCGGTTGCCTCGTTCGTCGATGCGGGACTCGTCGACGACAGCACGGCGCATGCCGGTGCTGCTTCCACGTTGCGGGTCACGGCCGCGGGGGAGTCGTTACTGAACCGCGCGGCTGACGTCGTGGCCCGTCTGGACGCCGAATTCGCGGCGCAAAATCCCGAACTGACCGAGGCATTACGTGAGTACATGAGACGGGTCACGTCCGTTTCGCCATAA
- the ruvC gene encoding crossover junction endodeoxyribonuclease RuvC yields the protein MRVMGVDPGLTRCGLSMIEGGTGRKVTALDVDVVRTPSDVELQRRLLTISDTVEHWMDTHRPDVIAIERVFANQNANTAMGTAQAGGVIALAAARRGIDVHFHTPSEVKAAVTGNGRADKAQVTTMVTKILGLQQKPTPADAADALALAICHCWRAPMIARMAAAEAKAAEFKKQYAAKVKAARA from the coding sequence GTGCGGGTGATGGGCGTCGACCCTGGTCTGACGCGCTGTGGCCTCTCGATGATCGAGGGGGGCACGGGGCGCAAGGTCACCGCGCTCGATGTCGACGTGGTGCGCACCCCGTCCGACGTCGAACTGCAGCGGCGGCTGCTGACGATCAGCGACACCGTCGAGCACTGGATGGACACGCACCGTCCCGACGTCATCGCCATCGAGCGGGTGTTCGCCAACCAGAACGCCAACACCGCCATGGGTACCGCGCAGGCCGGCGGCGTCATCGCGCTGGCGGCCGCGCGCCGCGGGATCGACGTGCACTTCCACACGCCCAGTGAGGTGAAGGCCGCGGTCACCGGAAATGGTCGCGCGGACAAGGCTCAGGTCACCACCATGGTCACCAAAATTCTTGGGCTGCAACAGAAACCGACTCCGGCCGACGCGGCCGACGCGCTGGCGCTGGCCATCTGCCACTGCTGGCGGGCGCCCATGATCGCCCGGATGGCCGCGGCCGAGGCCAAGGCCGCGGAGTTCAAGAAGCAGTACGCAGCGAAGGTGAAGGCGGCACGCGCATGA
- the ruvA gene encoding Holliday junction branch migration protein RuvA → MIASVRGEVIDVALDHAVIEAAGVGYKIMATPATLSTLRRGTESRLITAMIVREDSQTLYGFADSDARDLFNTLLGVSGVGPKIALATLAVYDAPTLRQALADGDVTALTRVPGIGKRGAERMVLELRDKIGATAGAGVGVAGGHSIRGPVVEALIGLGFPAKQAEEATDKVLANDPEANTATALRSALSMLGKK, encoded by the coding sequence ATGATCGCATCGGTCCGTGGCGAGGTCATCGACGTCGCGCTCGATCACGCGGTGATCGAGGCCGCCGGCGTCGGCTACAAGATCATGGCCACCCCCGCGACGCTGTCCACGCTGCGCCGCGGCACCGAGTCGCGGCTGATCACCGCCATGATCGTGCGTGAGGATTCCCAGACGCTGTACGGCTTCGCCGACTCCGACGCCCGCGACCTGTTCAACACGCTGCTCGGCGTCTCCGGCGTCGGCCCCAAGATCGCGCTGGCGACCCTCGCGGTCTACGACGCCCCGACCCTGCGGCAGGCCCTGGCCGACGGCGACGTCACCGCACTCACCCGGGTGCCGGGCATCGGCAAGCGCGGCGCCGAACGCATGGTGCTGGAACTGCGCGACAAGATCGGCGCGACGGCGGGTGCCGGCGTCGGCGTCGCCGGCGGTCACTCCATCCGTGGGCCCGTCGTGGAAGCCCTTATCGGACTTGGCTTTCCGGCCAAGCAGGCCGAAGAAGCCACCGACAAGGTGCTGGCCAACGATCCGGAGGCCAACACCGCCACCGCGCTGCGGTCGGCCCTGTCGATGCTGGGTAAGAAGTGA
- the ruvB gene encoding Holliday junction branch migration DNA helicase RuvB: MSRFDDEGAEPDERDVSPALTVGEGDVDASLRPKSLREFIGQPRVREQLQLVLEGAKNRGGTPDHILLSGPPGLGKTSLAMIIAAELGSSLRVTSGPALERAGDLAAMLSNLVEGDVLFIDEIHRIARPAEEMLYLAMEDFRVDVVVGKGPGATSIPLEVAPFTLVGATTRSGALTGPLRDRFGFTAHMDFYEPPELERVLARSAGILGIELGAEAGAEVARRSRGTPRIANRLLRRVRDYAEVRADGVITRDVAKAALAVYDVDELGLDRLDRAVLTALTKSFGGGPVGVSTLAVAVGEEATTVEEVCEPFLVRAGMIARTPRGRVATPQAWTHLGLQPPINGLGQAGLFE, translated from the coding sequence GTGAGCCGGTTCGACGACGAGGGTGCCGAGCCCGACGAGCGGGACGTCTCGCCGGCGCTGACCGTCGGTGAGGGCGACGTCGATGCCAGCCTGCGGCCCAAATCGCTGCGTGAGTTCATCGGCCAGCCCCGCGTGCGCGAGCAGTTGCAGCTCGTGCTCGAAGGCGCCAAGAACCGCGGCGGGACACCCGACCACATCCTGCTGTCCGGCCCGCCCGGTCTCGGCAAGACCTCGCTGGCCATGATCATCGCCGCCGAGCTGGGCTCGTCGCTGCGTGTCACCTCCGGGCCCGCGCTCGAGCGCGCCGGCGACCTGGCCGCCATGCTCAGCAACCTGGTCGAGGGCGACGTCCTGTTCATCGACGAAATCCACCGCATCGCCCGGCCCGCCGAGGAGATGCTGTACCTCGCGATGGAGGACTTCCGGGTCGACGTGGTGGTCGGCAAGGGACCCGGCGCGACGTCGATTCCGCTGGAGGTCGCGCCGTTCACCCTGGTCGGGGCGACCACCCGGTCGGGAGCGCTGACCGGCCCGCTGCGCGACCGGTTCGGGTTCACGGCGCACATGGACTTCTACGAGCCGCCCGAGCTGGAGCGGGTGCTCGCCCGCTCGGCCGGCATCCTCGGCATCGAACTCGGTGCCGAAGCCGGCGCCGAGGTGGCCCGGCGGTCCCGTGGCACGCCGCGTATCGCCAACCGGCTGCTGCGCCGGGTTCGCGACTACGCCGAGGTCCGCGCCGACGGCGTCATCACCCGCGACGTGGCCAAGGCCGCACTAGCGGTCTATGACGTCGACGAACTCGGACTGGATCGGCTCGACCGGGCCGTATTGACCGCGCTGACAAAGAGTTTCGGGGGCGGCCCGGTCGGGGTCTCGACGCTGGCGGTCGCGGTCGGGGAGGAGGCCACCACCGTCGAGGAGGTGTGCGAGCCGTTCCTGGTGCGGGCCGGGATGATCGCCCGGACGCCGCGGGGGCGCGTGGCGACCCCGCAGGCGTGGACGCATCTGGGCCTGCAACCGCCGATAAACGGACTCGGGCAGGCCGGGCTGTTTGAATAG
- a CDS encoding DUF1304 domain-containing protein: MLIAGLIVAGLAALLHVYIFVMESLTWTSPRTRATFGLTEQQAVDTKELAFNQGFYNLFLAIVTAIGIGAIAVGHCGIGLALIFAGVGSMLAAALVLLLSSPDKARAAITQGLFPAIAVILLAIVAVR, translated from the coding sequence ATGCTGATTGCAGGGTTGATCGTTGCCGGCCTCGCCGCGTTGCTGCACGTGTACATCTTCGTGATGGAGTCGCTCACCTGGACTTCGCCGCGGACCAGAGCCACCTTCGGGCTCACCGAGCAGCAGGCGGTGGACACCAAGGAGCTGGCGTTCAACCAGGGGTTCTACAACCTGTTCCTGGCCATCGTCACCGCCATCGGTATCGGGGCAATCGCCGTGGGGCACTGTGGCATCGGTCTGGCGCTGATCTTCGCCGGGGTTGGTTCGATGCTGGCCGCGGCGCTGGTGCTGTTGCTGTCGTCGCCGGACAAGGCGCGCGCGGCGATCACGCAGGGCCTGTTCCCGGCGATCGCGGTCATTCTGCTGGCGATCGTGGCAGTGAGGTGA